GCTTGAAGAAGGAGTCTTGTTCGGGGATTCGGAATATTTGATAGCCGCGAAGCTTCACTATCAGAGCTGTATGGATTCAAACACTCGTTTTGATAGTGGTCAAGGTTAGTATAATTTAACCATGAATTTGTCAAGAAAGAAAACACAGAACAATTcgatattttatataatgtGTTGCAACCTTAAGGATTCATAATCGTCAACAAATTTTCTTCCAGTGACAGACGATGTAAAACGTTTACTAGAAGTGTTTGGTGTTGACCGCACGTTGACAACTTGGATGACGCCATCAATGATGCAATACACTCTGTTCTCAGAGTTCGGTGCCTTTGGCTTCTTTACTTACGAGATAGAAGGGGCTATGGTTGGAAACACAAAACGAAACATTCTTCAggtaattttgattttggaGGAATCTAATGTAAAACTGAACGAACCATTCTCGCATATTACAAGAAAAATAGATGCATTTCATTTCAAGTTGTCCAACAATTAGCCATGTTCATAAATTTAGTAACAAATGATGTACCATGCACCAtctatatttttcctttcagtTGAATCCACCTGAATTGTACCTGCGAAACAGCGTTTATCTGTACCCGTATGAAGACAAccaggtttgaaaaaaaaatcaaaagaatattttgttttcaggaGATTACTCATTCAGAATATCTATAGTATGATTGATTGGTTTCTCTATGTTTAGGTTGCTAGGCGTTATCTAGATAGAGTTGTTCCAATGATTCAACGCTTCAACAGCCATTGGGAAAGCAGCTCCAGTTTTGGTGAGTTTGTTAGGTTTTACAATGgtgattacaaatacatgtattagttctATTAACTTCAGTTACATATGCAATATagttaatgaaataaatgaaaaaaacatttttttagatAGTAATGTCTTAACTGGTACCTAATTGTAGCAATACCTTAATTGGTACCTGTAACTAATTGTTTAACTCAGTAATATTATTTCAATCAGATGACATCGGACGAGATTTGCGACGAAAAGTTATAGAAGTCTTTGAATTTGAAAGACAAATTTCACAGGTAATGCATGATAAAATACTTGAATTCAACTCTatcttattaaataaattaatatatagttTACTTGAAAAAAAGTATATGCATTAAGCTATATCAAAAATCCACCAAAACCCATGAAGAAAACATtatgaaagaaataaaatgaatctaAATCATATCTTTGTCTTAGGCTATCCGTATCGCAGAAAGTTCCAACGAGGACAAGTTGTTATATACCATTACCGACCTCCAGAGAAACTTCCCGAACATCAACTGGACCGTTGCCTTACCCGCACAACAGTTGTCCGTCGATACCCCAATCCAGCTCAACTTCCCAAGCTACTTTACCTCTCTGAATGGAATGCTTGGCAAAATCGACCGATCCACTCTCACCATGTACCTTTACGTCCGCGCGATTTTAACCGGAATTCTTCCTTATGCCCCTAAAGCTACACGACAGTTCATGGATAACATGTACGAGTCTGAAACCGCACAGGACTACACTTGGATAGAATGCATGGGCAGTACTCTCAAACTTCTACCGGAGGAAGTCCTAGTGGAGTACTCCACAAAATACGCTGATCGTATCAAACCAGTGAGTGAGTACGTTTCCTCCTTGGCCGCCAATCTGATTGACACTAGCTTGCGGTCCTTCATGGCTTACGGAGGATACAGTGATTCCACCAAGTTTACGGTGTCTGGAACTCTGTCTTTTTTGTCTGTGGTGATCACACCTATTCCCATCATTACCTGGACGGTCACCCTCCCCACCAGCAGTGACGTACTCTATCTGTTCAGGGCTAACTATGCCTCCCAGATCTACGCCAGTCGGTTAGTGAGTAGGATAGGTGAGGTCTATTCTATGCCGTTCATTCCATGGAGCGATGTCGATATTGTGTATGACAAAGATATCAACACAATCGGTATAACAATTTATTTCCTTGTGTAATTAGATCTTTTATAcagttatatatacaatacaatTAAGACTGTTATAAAAGAATCTTATGGCCAATATGTTAATGAATTTTATACGTCTTCCGTTTATCACAAACCCTTTTAagttaatgatttaattttaactaTAGGAATACCATATGGAACACTCTCTTGGAAAACAAACTTGAAACCTGAGTTTTCCTTCATGTCATCGGTGGGGGTACTTCTATCTGAAAAAATTACCAGTGCAATCTATGGTACGTATGATGGTTAaagttatttgaaattaaaaaaaagtactttCTGCATACTTATAAAGTCATTTATCGTTTCGTCTAAGACAAATTAAATGCCCTCCTTATAAAAAAGTCATAATATTTTGGTTTGAAAAGTAGGAAAGGGGATCTACatgattttttgataataaCGTGAATGTTCCACATTTCGTTGCAGACGTAAATTCGTTTGAAAGGGGTAGTCTGCAAAAtctatgaaaattaataaatccaCCTTGAATTTAACACTCCTCAGTATACGCTGTGCAAATTTTTCATTCACAATATATATCTAAATTAGACGTTcaggttaatttttttctaaaatttttgcATCCACTTATTGTTTGCTCTCAGGTTCTCTGGACGTTCAGTCTCCAAACACCGAATGGAGCGGAAGTTCTTTCCGACATTTTGAGGATAAACAAAACTGCTTCTCCAATCAGCTGTTTGAGAAAAGAACTGTAAGTATGCAACACTGTGACAATTCTCGTAGACTGGATGAGAATTGATATTGATATTGCAAAAAATcttcaacattttgaaaataaaagaaaattaaaccaGTATGAAAGTGATTTGCGTTAtattataccggtatatcaatGTTGGTTTCCTCAAAATCATTACCATTAGGAAACGAAATTAACGCTAATCACTGAATATAGAATACTGGTTGCATGTATGGATAACTTTTGGtgaacaggcacgtagcatcgtttctgaaagtggggggggggggggtgtgactcatccaaaaaatcttgacacgcaaaaaaaaaaaaaaaaaaaaaaaaaaaaaaggaaaaaggttactttccaaaattCCGAAAACTTTTCAGTggttttttccttattttcaaatcaattttcttACATGGTCCCttaaaagtgtgtgtgtgggggggggggggggggcaaatccatgttaattcaattttttgtatgtaaattaaagaaaaatctttgctgctcAAAAaaggtgtggggggggggggggggggtagggcaGCCCCTCCCCCCCCCGGGCCctcctgatgctacgtgcctggtgaagtatatacttacataaaatgcaatatcagtaaataaaatattgtttataacgTTCTTACACATGATTTTGTGTATAATTTCAGGAGACTGGGATCGACAAAACAAAACGGGTGATGTCTGGTCATGCAGGGCTTTACATTGTGATTCAGGTGtgattgttttgtttacactgtttatgtGGACATTAGACCATGGCTATTTTTAGGCTATATTCTCCTTTAGACGCAGGACTCTGTATAATGATATAAGGATACATCCAATTTTAAAGCGaaaatatttggatattttttttcttcaaaataatagTTTAATATCGCAAAAATTTTGTCCACAGTATCACGAAGTCTGCATTGGAAGCACCAATATGTGAAAATAAcctaaaaacaaatgaaatagatattgttttccgttttaaaGTATCGTTGTATGACGTAAAGTCAGAGTTGTATTTTCCTAATTGTTTGCTTTGATTATCAGGAACAAAAACGACTATTGCAGAATAACCTGATCCAACAGTACCAGTTTCCCTTTTTAGCTCTCCATTCAGAACAACTGTTCTATCTTTCAATGATCCAAGTAAGTTTATTGTCTTATTTTTGGCAAATATTGTACATATAGCATTATTGTGCAAAGTGATTTTAGATAACAGTGTATGCTTTTATTTGTATAGATTTAAAGAGGTTATTAGATAATGTTTGGTATTTCAATAAAAACCAAAGTGCATCCACATTTAGAATTTAGGGGAAGAATTGtgagttatttaaaaaaaggaatttgGCGAACAacgcattttttattttatgaatataattaGATAAGACAATAACAAAAGTTCATATAAAAATCAACGTAAATATGAAAgctattttgtataaaatttaataagaacACACTTTTCTTTGCAAACAAAACCATTTAAACGTTTCATATAGCTCTTATAGAGTAGAATTATTTCAGGAAATGTGCAAAGTTGATAAAGCGGAAGATATTTTGTCCAACAAATTAAGGTAATATTGCATGagtatttaaaattaatgattaaattattttgaaaagctTTAAACGGATAGAAATGTTGGTGTTGATGGAGACATTGAATGCAttccgtatttttttttagatggaACACTATTCTTATGAACGACAACTCGTTTATTGAAGCCTTCAAATGCCCGTCCGACTCCACGATGAACCCACGCTATAAGTGTCATTTGTTTCAACAAACCAATTATACCGTACCTCCAACAACAGTTGCTCCGACGACAACTACTATAAGTACAACAACAAGGCCgacaacaacaacgacaacaactaccgctaaaccaacaacaacaactactACTGCTAAAccaacaacgacaacaacagCTACCGCTAAAccaacaacgacaacaacaactACCGCTAAACCAACGACAACAACTACTACTACTGCTAAACCAACGACAACAACTACCGCTAAACCACCACCAACAACTACTACTACTGCTAAACCAACGACAACAACTACCGCtaaaccaaaaacaacaacTACTACTGCTCAAccaacaacgacaacaacaactACCGCTAAACCAACAACAACTACTACTACTTCTAAACCAACTACGACAACAACAACTACCGctaaaccaacaacaacaacaactaccGCTAAACCAACAACAACTACTACCGCCAAACCAATAACAACTACTGCCaaaccaccaccaccaccaacaacaacaacaacaacaacagttaaaccaacaacaaccgctaaaccaacaacaacaactactCCAAGTCCAACAACAACTACTACAATTACAACGACCACATCGACGACAGCTGCATCTACTCAACGGACAACAACGGAACAAGACACACTAAGTACAACAGAGTTTAATCCCTTTAATGAAGACCCAGACACTGAGCCCCCAATATGCCAGTCAGGATTCTGTTATTCCTTGGCATACTCCATCTATTCTCGGCTGGATCTATTTGCTGACCCATGTGAAGATTTTTACCAGCATGCGTGTGGCGGGTGGGTGTCTGGAAGGAACACTCTAATGGAGCTTAacatgtacaataaatcaaGGAACTCTATTACAGAGGATGTGCGTTATGATTTTAGAGAAAAATTATTAGGTAACATCACTTCTATATCATATATGGTTATCTAATTCTATTTCAAGCATATATAATCCACTAgatgttattttatttgaaacaatataaacatataaaagaTTTCGACCGTTTTGATGTTTGTTTGGAAGTTAATTCTTGAATGCTTTTGTCAGGCATTGTGGAAGCTAAGGTTACTGATGAAGACAGTGAATACCTCCAGGTGATTAAACGACATTATGAGGCATGCACGGTTTCCAATAAGATAAGACAGGTGGAATCAGGTGAGAAAATTAACGCTATTTCTTAGTTTGTGCTATTATTGATAAGTGATTTTACATAAGTAAGATATTGGAATATTTTGCCCTTTTTAACTCAAAGATGAAAGATTAACGTACATTTTGAAAGTTTCTTAATTTGTCCTTTTAGAATCATATTcagttttgtttgaaaatgattgCCCATTTCTGTTCAAAGAATTAAATTTGGTTTGTTATAATAGAAAGTAAAAGTTGTTGCTTGTTCAGTGATTTGGAGCAAACTAGCAATACATAATGCATCAATGCACCAATATCAAGATTGAACAGACAGATCTTTGTACATAACATTGTAATGATGATATTATCTTACAAGTttaattaagttaatgtgtGTACTTATGCATGTTGTCTATTTGGtgattaaaatatacatgtaactttacatgtacatctttcaaacataattttatatcttttattgCAGTTACAAATGATATGCAAGTTCTTTTAGACGTGTTGGGCATGCAAAGTGATCTTACGTCTTATTTGGGACCACCTCTCATGCACAGCATTCTGGGTGCTGATTTTGGCGGATCCGGGGTGTTTGATTACGGCGTTATACAGGCTCTTGTTGACCAGACACCAACATTTATATTGCAAGTAAGCATCAGtaccttaaaattttaagttttttatggaatttatttctttatgacTTTTACAAATAT
This genomic window from Crassostrea angulata isolate pt1a10 chromosome 8, ASM2561291v2, whole genome shotgun sequence contains:
- the LOC128161694 gene encoding uncharacterized protein LOC128161694, encoding MTPSMMQYTLFSEFGAFGFFTYEIEGAMVGNTKRNILQLNPPELYLRNSVYLYPYEDNQVARRYLDRVVPMIQRFNSHWESSSSFDDIGRDLRRKVIEVFEFERQISQAIRIAESSNEDKLLYTITDLQRNFPNINWTVALPAQQLSVDTPIQLNFPSYFTSLNGMLGKIDRSTLTMYLYVRAILTGILPYAPKATRQFMDNMYESETAQDYTWIECMGSTLKLLPEEVLVEYSTKYADRIKPVSEYVSSLAANLIDTSLRSFMAYGGYSDSTKFTVSGTLSFLSVVITPIPIITWTVTLPTSSDVLYLFRANYASQIYASRLVSRIGEVYSMPFIPWSDVDIVYDKDINTIGIPYGTLSWKTNLKPEFSFMSSVGVLLSEKITSAIYGSLDVQSPNTEWSGSSFRHFEDKQNCFSNQLFEKRTETGIDKTKRVMSGHAGLYIVIQEQKRLLQNNLIQQYQFPFLALHSEQLFYLSMIQEMCKVDKAEDILSNKLRWNTILMNDNSFIEAFKCPSDSTMNPRYKCHLFQQTNYTVPPTTVAPTTTTISTTTRPTTTTTTTTAKPTTTTTTAKPTTTTTATAKPTTTTTTTAKPTTTTTTTAKPTTTTTAKPPPTTTTTAKPTTTTTAKPKTTTTTAQPTTTTTTTAKPTTTTTTSKPTTTTTTTAKPTTTTTTAKPTTTTTAKPITTTAKPPPPPTTTTTTTVKPTTTAKPTTTTTPSPTTTTTITTTTSTTAASTQRTTTEQDTLSTTEFNPFNEDPDTEPPICQSGFCYSLAYSIYSRLDLFADPCEDFYQHACGGWVSGRNTLMELNMYNKSRNSITEDVRYDFREKLLGIVEAKVTDEDSEYLQVIKRHYEACTVSNKIRQVESVTNDMQVLLDVLGMQSDLTSYLGPPLMHSILGADFGGSGVFDYGVIQALVDQTPTFILQITPSTLYLRSDAYFLPYEDNTIAKRYLERLVPVLQTSNEQLRAPFASEDITDRLFQRLKEVFAFEQELAKALQADDVFEPYVDVSLIELEQRYPNIDWVYMLPAQQNFAVTPIRVVQPSYFQSLDQLFNVTNEDIIAMHIYIKAVLTGVLPHTPLVIRKSMEGIYGNDTSSPFSRGYCLDSVLNLLNKEIHHEYRLQYKEEIQTKTTYYLSLSQRINETLYNHITSTSDFSDITSERIRTKLTQLKFQFPEDPQISWTVSIFNTPDISFLYRANAAIQVKRYQEFDTIGIPATQSDIAWADTSIQLDSNLNVLGISYPALDFHYAVDPQIPALFTSGWQIARQMITAVMGDFTSTPAMWSTSSLDTLLEKKNCYNTQNPGVNSDDFVIGDLIAGGVSLDLITKVYSDLVSADDIQKFVLPDPSSIFSMEELIFLTFAQQMCEIDNLSGTPSGQSRVNKILQNDAAFQTAFGCPGGSSMNPDQKCHLLSSLANPLD